In Danaus plexippus chromosome 6, MEX_DaPlex, whole genome shotgun sequence, a single window of DNA contains:
- the LOC133320815 gene encoding uncharacterized protein LOC133320815 isoform X2, whose amino-acid sequence MRSVCLAFGILLAFTNASERVQRSYGGGGGGGGGGGFGFGGGGGFGYGGGGGGGGGFGGGLGGGAGLGAGLDVIRSGVHGILDKVHEGLGNIGAGAGGAGGFGGSFGAGLGGSAGGGSGLGGGAGGGIGGGKEKVVYTKSDDGKSGGFAFTGTTGNGGYGGGGGYSSGGGGSGYGGGAGGGSGHSSGHGGGSAGGFGGNGASGSGGLGGGAGGGIGGGAGIGSGHGGSAGGSGGFGGSGSGGFGTGLGGGAGLGGGSGGGHGGSSGGSGSYGGSGSGGLGGGSGGGHGGSSGGSGGYGGSSSGGLGSGSGLGGGAGLGGGAGLGGGAGLGGGAGGGHGGSTGGSGGYGGSGSGGLGSGSGLGGGAGLGGGAGLGGGAGLGGGAGGGHGGSTGGSGGYGGSGSGGLGSGSGLGGGAGLGGGAGLGGGAGIGGGAGGGHGGSSGGSGGYGGSGSGGLGGGAGLGGGAGLGGGAGGGHGGSSGGSGGYGGSGSGGLGGGAGLGGGAGLGGGAGGGHRGSIGGSGGYGISGSGGLGGGLGGGLGGGLGGNGGIGGGHGFSAGGLSSGGLGGGAGLGGALGAGISGLGGFGGFGGSHGGYGASGGSHGGSSGCGSGSCGGCGSGSCGGHGGAFAKASASASASASAGSYGK is encoded by the exons ATGAGATCGGTCTGTTTAGCTTTTGGGATTTTGTTGGCATTTACCAATGCATCTG agaGAGTTCAAAGAAGCTACGGCGGAGGTGGAGGGGGCGGAGGTGGCGGCGGATTCGGTTTTGGTGGCGGAGGCGGATTCGGATATGGAGGTGGAGGTGGCGGCGGAGGTGGATTTGGAGGAGGCCTCGGCGGGGGTGCTGGATTAGGAGCAGGATTGGATGTTATTCGAAGTGGCGTTCATGGTATCCTCGATAAAGTACACGAAGGCCTCGGCAATATCGGCGCTGGTGCAGGTGGAGCCGGCGGTTTTGGAGGAAGTTTTGGAGCTGGTTTAGGAGGAAGTGCTGGAGGTGGTAGTGGCTTAGGAGGAGGAGCCGGCGGGGGCATCGGAGGTGGAAAAGAAAAAGTTGTTTACACCAAGTCTGACGATGGTAAATCCGGTGGATTTGCATTCACTGGAACCACTGGGAACGGTGGATATGGCGGAGGTGGTGGATACAGCAGCGGCGGTGGTGGCAGCGGCTATGGCGGAGGAGCTGGAGGAGGAAGTGGTCATAGCAGCGGACATGGTGGAGGTAGTGCTGGAGGATTCGGAGGTAATGGAGCTTCCGGTAGCGGAGGACTAGGAGGTGGTGCTGGAGGTGGAATTGGAGGAGGTGCTGGGATTGGTAGTGGACATGGAGGAAGTGCCGGAGGTTCTGGAGGTTTTGGAGGTTCTGGCAGCGGAGGATTTGGTACTGGACTGGGAGGTGGCGCTGGTCTAGGAGGTGGGTCTGGAGGTGGACATGGAGGCAGCAGTGGAGGTTCTGGAAGTTATGGAGGTTCTGGTAGCGGAGGACTAGGAGGTGGGTCTGGAGGTGGACATGGAGGCAGCTCTGGAGGTTCTGGAGGTTATGGAGGTTCTAGTAGCGGAGGACTAGGAAGTGGCTCTGGACTAGGAGGTGGCG CTGGACTAGGAGGTGGCGCTGGACTAGGTGGTGGCGCTGGATTAGGAGGTGGTGCTGGAGGTGGACATGGAGGCAGCACTGGAGGTTCTGGAGGTTATGGAGGTTCTGGTAGCGGAGGACTAGGAAGTGGCTCTGGACTAGGAGGTGGCGCTGGACTAGGAGGTGGCGCTGGACTAGGTGGTGGCGCTGGATTAGGAGGTGGTGCTGGAGGTGGACATGGAGGCAGCACTGGAG GTTCTGGAGGTTATGGAGGTTCTGGTAGCGGAGGACTAGGAAGTGGCTCTGGACTAGGAGGTGGCGCTGGACTAGGAGGTGGGGCTGGACTAGGAGGTGGCGCTGGAATAGGAGGTGGCGCTGGAGGTGGACATGGAGGCAGCAGTGGAGGTTCTGGAGGTTATGGAGGTTCTGGCAGCGGAGGACTAGGAGGTGGCGCTGGACTAGGTGGTGGCGCTGGATTAGGAGGTGGTGCTGGAGGTGGACATGGAGGCAGCAGTGGAGGTTCTGGAGGTTATGGAGGTTCTGGTAGCGGAGGACTAGGAGGTGGCGCTGGACTAGGTGGTGGCGCTGGATTAGGAGGTGGTGCTGGAGGTGGACATAGAGGAAGCATTGGAGGTTCTGGAGGTTATGGAATTTCTGGTAGCGGAGGACTAGGAGGAGGGCTAGGAGGTGGGCTAGGAGGTGGACTTGGTGGTAATGGAGGAATTGGCGGAGGACACGGATTCAGTGCTGGAGGTTTAAGTAGTGGGGGTCTCGGAGGTGGCGCTGGACTAGGTGGCGCACTTGGCGCTGGTATCAGTGGCTTAGGAGGGTTCGGTGGTTTCGGTGGAAGCCATGGAGGTTACGGAGCATCAGGAGGGTCGCATGGTGGTTCAAGTGGATGTGGTTCAGGTTCCTGCGGTGGCTGCGGTTCAGGTTCTTGTGGTGGTCATGGTGGGGCATTTGCCAAAGCGAGCGCCTCTGCTTCTGCCTCAGCCTCAGCAGGTAGTTATGGAAAATAA
- the LOC133320815 gene encoding uncharacterized protein LOC133320815 isoform X31: MRSVCLAFGILLAFTNASERVQRSYGGGGGGGGGGGFGFGGGGGFGYGGGGGGGGGFGGGLGGGAGLGAGLDVIRSGVHGILDKVHEGLGNIGAGAGGAGGFGGSFGAGLGGSAGGGSGLGGGAGGGIGGGKEKVVYTKSDDGKSGGFAFTGTTGNGGYGGGGGYSSGGGGSGYGGGAGGGSGHSSGHGGGSAGGFGGNGASGSGGLGGGAGGGIGGGAGIGSGHGGSAGGSGGFGGSGSGGFGTGLGGGAGLGGGSGGGHGGSSGGSGSYGGSGSGGLGGGSGGGHGGSSGGSGGYGGSSSGGLGSGSGLGGGAGLGGGAGLGGGAGLGGGAGGGHGGSTGGSGGYGGSGSGGLGSGSGLGGGAGLGGGAGLGGGAGLGGGAGGGHGGSTGGSGGYGGSGSGGLGSGSGLGGGAGLGGGAGLGGGAGGGHGGSSGGSGGYGGSGSGGLGGGAGLGGGAGLGGGAGGGHRGSIGGSGGYGISGSGGLGGGLGGGLGGGLGGNGGIGGGHGFSAGGLSSGGLGGGAGLGGALGAGISGLGGFGGFGGSHGGYGASGGSHGGSSGCGSGSCGGCGSGSCGGHGGAFAKASASASASASAGSYGK, encoded by the exons ATGAGATCGGTCTGTTTAGCTTTTGGGATTTTGTTGGCATTTACCAATGCATCTG agaGAGTTCAAAGAAGCTACGGCGGAGGTGGAGGGGGCGGAGGTGGCGGCGGATTCGGTTTTGGTGGCGGAGGCGGATTCGGATATGGAGGTGGAGGTGGCGGCGGAGGTGGATTTGGAGGAGGCCTCGGCGGGGGTGCTGGATTAGGAGCAGGATTGGATGTTATTCGAAGTGGCGTTCATGGTATCCTCGATAAAGTACACGAAGGCCTCGGCAATATCGGCGCTGGTGCAGGTGGAGCCGGCGGTTTTGGAGGAAGTTTTGGAGCTGGTTTAGGAGGAAGTGCTGGAGGTGGTAGTGGCTTAGGAGGAGGAGCCGGCGGGGGCATCGGAGGTGGAAAAGAAAAAGTTGTTTACACCAAGTCTGACGATGGTAAATCCGGTGGATTTGCATTCACTGGAACCACTGGGAACGGTGGATATGGCGGAGGTGGTGGATACAGCAGCGGCGGTGGTGGCAGCGGCTATGGCGGAGGAGCTGGAGGAGGAAGTGGTCATAGCAGCGGACATGGTGGAGGTAGTGCTGGAGGATTCGGAGGTAATGGAGCTTCCGGTAGCGGAGGACTAGGAGGTGGTGCTGGAGGTGGAATTGGAGGAGGTGCTGGGATTGGTAGTGGACATGGAGGAAGTGCCGGAGGTTCTGGAGGTTTTGGAGGTTCTGGCAGCGGAGGATTTGGTACTGGACTGGGAGGTGGCGCTGGTCTAGGAGGTGGGTCTGGAGGTGGACATGGAGGCAGCAGTGGAGGTTCTGGAAGTTATGGAGGTTCTGGTAGCGGAGGACTAGGAGGTGGGTCTGGAGGTGGACATGGAGGCAGCTCTGGAGGTTCTGGAGGTTATGGAGGTTCTAGTAGCGGAGGACTAGGAAGTGGCTCTGGACTAGGAGGTGGCG CTGGACTAGGAGGTGGCGCTGGACTAGGTGGTGGCGCTGGATTAGGAGGTGGTGCTGGAGGTGGACATGGAGGCAGCACTGGAGGTTCTGGAGGTTATGGAGGTTCTGGTAGCGGAGGACTAGGAAGTGGCTCTGGACTAGGAGGTGGCGCTGGACTAGGAGGTGGCGCTGGACTAGGTGGTGGCGCTGGATTAGGAGGTGGTGCTGGAGGTGGACATGGAGGCAGCACTGGAG GTTCTGGAGGTTATGGAGGTTCTGGTAGCGGAGGACTAGGAAGTGGCTCTGGACTAGGAG GTGGCGCTGGACTAGGTGGTGGCGCTGGATTAGGAGGTGGTGCTGGAGGTGGACATGGAGGCAGCAGTGGAGGTTCTGGAGGTTATGGAGGTTCTGGTAGCGGAGGACTAGGAGGTGGCGCTGGACTAGGTGGTGGCGCTGGATTAGGAGGTGGTGCTGGAGGTGGACATAGAGGAAGCATTGGAGGTTCTGGAGGTTATGGAATTTCTGGTAGCGGAGGACTAGGAGGAGGGCTAGGAGGTGGGCTAGGAGGTGGACTTGGTGGTAATGGAGGAATTGGCGGAGGACACGGATTCAGTGCTGGAGGTTTAAGTAGTGGGGGTCTCGGAGGTGGCGCTGGACTAGGTGGCGCACTTGGCGCTGGTATCAGTGGCTTAGGAGGGTTCGGTGGTTTCGGTGGAAGCCATGGAGGTTACGGAGCATCAGGAGGGTCGCATGGTGGTTCAAGTGGATGTGGTTCAGGTTCCTGCGGTGGCTGCGGTTCAGGTTCTTGTGGTGGTCATGGTGGGGCATTTGCCAAAGCGAGCGCCTCTGCTTCTGCCTCAGCCTCAGCAGGTAGTTATGGAAAATAA
- the LOC133320815 gene encoding uncharacterized protein LOC133320815 isoform X9, translating to MRSVCLAFGILLAFTNASERVQRSYGGGGGGGGGGGFGFGGGGGFGYGGGGGGGGGFGGGLGGGAGLGAGLDVIRSGVHGILDKVHEGLGNIGAGAGGAGGFGGSFGAGLGGSAGGGSGLGGGAGGGIGGGKEKVVYTKSDDGKSGGFAFTGTTGNGGYGGGGGYSSGGGGSGYGGGAGGGSGHSSGHGGGSAGGFGGNGASGSGGLGGGAGGGIGGGAGIGSGHGGSAGGSGGFGGSGSGGFGTGLGGGAGLGGGSGGGHGGSSGGSGSYGGSGSGGLGGGSGGGHGGSSGGSGGYGGSSSGGLGSGSGLGGGAGLGGGAGLGGGAGLGGGAGGGHGGSTGGSGGYGGSGSGGLGSGSGLGGGAGLGGGAGLGGGAGLGGGAGGGHGGSTGGSGGYGGSGSGGLGSGAGLGGGAGIGGGAGGGHGGSSGGSGGYGGSGSGGLGGGAGLGGGAGLGGGAGGGHGGSSGGSGGYGGSGSGGLGGGAGLGGGAGLGGGAGGGHRGSIGGSGGYGISGSGGLGGGLGGGLGGGLGGNGGIGGGHGFSAGGLSSGGLGGGAGLGGALGAGISGLGGFGGFGGSHGGYGASGGSHGGSSGCGSGSCGGCGSGSCGGHGGAFAKASASASASASAGSYGK from the exons ATGAGATCGGTCTGTTTAGCTTTTGGGATTTTGTTGGCATTTACCAATGCATCTG agaGAGTTCAAAGAAGCTACGGCGGAGGTGGAGGGGGCGGAGGTGGCGGCGGATTCGGTTTTGGTGGCGGAGGCGGATTCGGATATGGAGGTGGAGGTGGCGGCGGAGGTGGATTTGGAGGAGGCCTCGGCGGGGGTGCTGGATTAGGAGCAGGATTGGATGTTATTCGAAGTGGCGTTCATGGTATCCTCGATAAAGTACACGAAGGCCTCGGCAATATCGGCGCTGGTGCAGGTGGAGCCGGCGGTTTTGGAGGAAGTTTTGGAGCTGGTTTAGGAGGAAGTGCTGGAGGTGGTAGTGGCTTAGGAGGAGGAGCCGGCGGGGGCATCGGAGGTGGAAAAGAAAAAGTTGTTTACACCAAGTCTGACGATGGTAAATCCGGTGGATTTGCATTCACTGGAACCACTGGGAACGGTGGATATGGCGGAGGTGGTGGATACAGCAGCGGCGGTGGTGGCAGCGGCTATGGCGGAGGAGCTGGAGGAGGAAGTGGTCATAGCAGCGGACATGGTGGAGGTAGTGCTGGAGGATTCGGAGGTAATGGAGCTTCCGGTAGCGGAGGACTAGGAGGTGGTGCTGGAGGTGGAATTGGAGGAGGTGCTGGGATTGGTAGTGGACATGGAGGAAGTGCCGGAGGTTCTGGAGGTTTTGGAGGTTCTGGCAGCGGAGGATTTGGTACTGGACTGGGAGGTGGCGCTGGTCTAGGAGGTGGGTCTGGAGGTGGACATGGAGGCAGCAGTGGAGGTTCTGGAAGTTATGGAGGTTCTGGTAGCGGAGGACTAGGAGGTGGGTCTGGAGGTGGACATGGAGGCAGCTCTGGAGGTTCTGGAGGTTATGGAGGTTCTAGTAGCGGAGGACTAGGAAGTGGCTCTGGACTAGGAGGTGGCG CTGGACTAGGAGGTGGCGCTGGACTAGGTGGTGGCGCTGGATTAGGAGGTGGTGCTGGAGGTGGACATGGAGGCAGCACTGGAGGTTCTGGAGGTTATGGAGGTTCTGGTAGCGGAGGACTAGGAAGTGGCTCTGGACTAGGAGGTGGCGCTGGACTAGGAGGTGGCGCTGGACTAGGTGGTGGCGCTGGATTAGGAGGTGGTGCTGGAGGTGGACATGGAGGCAGCACTGGAG GTTCTGGAGGTTATGGAGGTTCTGGTAGCGGAGGACTAGGAA GTGGGGCTGGACTAGGAGGTGGCGCTGGAATAGGAGGTGGCGCTGGAGGTGGACATGGAGGCAGCAGTGGAGGTTCTGGAGGTTATGGAGGTTCTGGCAGCGGAGGACTAGGAGGTGGCGCTGGACTAGGTGGTGGCGCTGGATTAGGAGGTGGTGCTGGAGGTGGACATGGAGGCAGCAGTGGAGGTTCTGGAGGTTATGGAGGTTCTGGTAGCGGAGGACTAGGAGGTGGCGCTGGACTAGGTGGTGGCGCTGGATTAGGAGGTGGTGCTGGAGGTGGACATAGAGGAAGCATTGGAGGTTCTGGAGGTTATGGAATTTCTGGTAGCGGAGGACTAGGAGGAGGGCTAGGAGGTGGGCTAGGAGGTGGACTTGGTGGTAATGGAGGAATTGGCGGAGGACACGGATTCAGTGCTGGAGGTTTAAGTAGTGGGGGTCTCGGAGGTGGCGCTGGACTAGGTGGCGCACTTGGCGCTGGTATCAGTGGCTTAGGAGGGTTCGGTGGTTTCGGTGGAAGCCATGGAGGTTACGGAGCATCAGGAGGGTCGCATGGTGGTTCAAGTGGATGTGGTTCAGGTTCCTGCGGTGGCTGCGGTTCAGGTTCTTGTGGTGGTCATGGTGGGGCATTTGCCAAAGCGAGCGCCTCTGCTTCTGCCTCAGCCTCAGCAGGTAGTTATGGAAAATAA
- the LOC133320815 gene encoding uncharacterized protein LOC133320815 isoform X26, producing the protein MRSVCLAFGILLAFTNASERVQRSYGGGGGGGGGGGFGFGGGGGFGYGGGGGGGGGFGGGLGGGAGLGAGLDVIRSGVHGILDKVHEGLGNIGAGAGGAGGFGGSFGAGLGGSAGGGSGLGGGAGGGIGGGKEKVVYTKSDDGKSGGFAFTGTTGNGGYGGGGGYSSGGGGSGYGGGAGGGSGHSSGHGGGSAGGFGGNGASGSGGLGGGAGGGIGGGAGIGSGHGGSAGGSGGFGGSGSGGFGTGLGGGAGLGGGSGGGHGGSSGGSGSYGGSGSGGLGGGSGGGHGGSSGGSGGYGGSSSGGLGSGSGLGGGAGLGGGAGLGGGAGLGGGAGGGHGGSTGGSGGYGGSGSGGLGSGSGLGGGAGLGGGAGLGGGAGLGSGAGLGGGAGGGHGGSTGGSGGSGGYGGSGSGGLGSGAGLGGGAGLGGGAGLGGGAGGGHGGSSGGSGGYGGSGSGGLGGGAGLGGGAGLGGGAGGGHRGSIGGSGGYGISGSGGLGGGLGGGLGGGLGGNGGIGGGHGFSAGGLSSGGLGGGAGLGGALGAGISGLGGFGGFGGSHGGYGASGGSHGGSSGCGSGSCGGCGSGSCGGHGGAFAKASASASASASAGSYGK; encoded by the exons ATGAGATCGGTCTGTTTAGCTTTTGGGATTTTGTTGGCATTTACCAATGCATCTG agaGAGTTCAAAGAAGCTACGGCGGAGGTGGAGGGGGCGGAGGTGGCGGCGGATTCGGTTTTGGTGGCGGAGGCGGATTCGGATATGGAGGTGGAGGTGGCGGCGGAGGTGGATTTGGAGGAGGCCTCGGCGGGGGTGCTGGATTAGGAGCAGGATTGGATGTTATTCGAAGTGGCGTTCATGGTATCCTCGATAAAGTACACGAAGGCCTCGGCAATATCGGCGCTGGTGCAGGTGGAGCCGGCGGTTTTGGAGGAAGTTTTGGAGCTGGTTTAGGAGGAAGTGCTGGAGGTGGTAGTGGCTTAGGAGGAGGAGCCGGCGGGGGCATCGGAGGTGGAAAAGAAAAAGTTGTTTACACCAAGTCTGACGATGGTAAATCCGGTGGATTTGCATTCACTGGAACCACTGGGAACGGTGGATATGGCGGAGGTGGTGGATACAGCAGCGGCGGTGGTGGCAGCGGCTATGGCGGAGGAGCTGGAGGAGGAAGTGGTCATAGCAGCGGACATGGTGGAGGTAGTGCTGGAGGATTCGGAGGTAATGGAGCTTCCGGTAGCGGAGGACTAGGAGGTGGTGCTGGAGGTGGAATTGGAGGAGGTGCTGGGATTGGTAGTGGACATGGAGGAAGTGCCGGAGGTTCTGGAGGTTTTGGAGGTTCTGGCAGCGGAGGATTTGGTACTGGACTGGGAGGTGGCGCTGGTCTAGGAGGTGGGTCTGGAGGTGGACATGGAGGCAGCAGTGGAGGTTCTGGAAGTTATGGAGGTTCTGGTAGCGGAGGACTAGGAGGTGGGTCTGGAGGTGGACATGGAGGCAGCTCTGGAGGTTCTGGAGGTTATGGAGGTTCTAGTAGCGGAGGACTAGGAAGTGGCTCTGGACTAGGAGGTGGCG CTGGACTAGGAGGTGGCGCTGGACTAGGTGGTGGCGCTGGATTAGGAGGTGGTGCTGGAGGTGGACATGGAGGCAGCACTGGAGGTTCTGGAGGTTATGGAGGTTCTGGTAGCGGAGGACTAGGAAGTGGCTCTGGACTAGGAGGTGGCGCTGGACTAGGAG GTGGCGCTGGACTAGGAGGTGGCGCTGGACTAGGTAGTGGCGCTGGATTAGGAGGTGGTGCTGGAGGTGGACATGGAGGCAGCACTGGAGGATCTGGAGGTTCTGGAGGTTATGGAGGTTCTGGTAGCGGAGGACTAGGAA GTGGGGCTGGACTAGGAG GTGGCGCTGGACTAGGTGGTGGCGCTGGATTAGGAGGTGGTGCTGGAGGTGGACATGGAGGCAGCAGTGGAGGTTCTGGAGGTTATGGAGGTTCTGGTAGCGGAGGACTAGGAGGTGGCGCTGGACTAGGTGGTGGCGCTGGATTAGGAGGTGGTGCTGGAGGTGGACATAGAGGAAGCATTGGAGGTTCTGGAGGTTATGGAATTTCTGGTAGCGGAGGACTAGGAGGAGGGCTAGGAGGTGGGCTAGGAGGTGGACTTGGTGGTAATGGAGGAATTGGCGGAGGACACGGATTCAGTGCTGGAGGTTTAAGTAGTGGGGGTCTCGGAGGTGGCGCTGGACTAGGTGGCGCACTTGGCGCTGGTATCAGTGGCTTAGGAGGGTTCGGTGGTTTCGGTGGAAGCCATGGAGGTTACGGAGCATCAGGAGGGTCGCATGGTGGTTCAAGTGGATGTGGTTCAGGTTCCTGCGGTGGCTGCGGTTCAGGTTCTTGTGGTGGTCATGGTGGGGCATTTGCCAAAGCGAGCGCCTCTGCTTCTGCCTCAGCCTCAGCAGGTAGTTATGGAAAATAA
- the LOC133320815 gene encoding uncharacterized protein LOC133320815 isoform X8: MRSVCLAFGILLAFTNASERVQRSYGGGGGGGGGGGFGFGGGGGFGYGGGGGGGGGFGGGLGGGAGLGAGLDVIRSGVHGILDKVHEGLGNIGAGAGGAGGFGGSFGAGLGGSAGGGSGLGGGAGGGIGGGKEKVVYTKSDDGKSGGFAFTGTTGNGGYGGGGGYSSGGGGSGYGGGAGGGSGHSSGHGGGSAGGFGGNGASGSGGLGGGAGGGIGGGAGIGSGHGGSAGGSGGFGGSGSGGFGTGLGGGAGLGGGSGGGHGGSSGGSGSYGGSGSGGLGGGSGGGHGGSSGGSGGYGGSSSGGLGSGSGLGGGAGLGGGAGLGGGAGLGGGAGGGHGGSTGGSGGYGGSGSGGLGSGSGLGGGAGLGGGAGLGGGAGLGSGAGLGGGAGGGHGGSTGGSGGSGGYGGSGSGGLGSGAGIGGGAGGGHGGSSGGSGGYGGSGSGGLGGGAGLGGGAGLGGGAGGGHGGSSGGSGGYGGSGSGGLGGGAGLGGGAGLGGGAGGGHRGSIGGSGGYGISGSGGLGGGLGGGLGGGLGGNGGIGGGHGFSAGGLSSGGLGGGAGLGGALGAGISGLGGFGGFGGSHGGYGASGGSHGGSSGCGSGSCGGCGSGSCGGHGGAFAKASASASASASAGSYGK; encoded by the exons ATGAGATCGGTCTGTTTAGCTTTTGGGATTTTGTTGGCATTTACCAATGCATCTG agaGAGTTCAAAGAAGCTACGGCGGAGGTGGAGGGGGCGGAGGTGGCGGCGGATTCGGTTTTGGTGGCGGAGGCGGATTCGGATATGGAGGTGGAGGTGGCGGCGGAGGTGGATTTGGAGGAGGCCTCGGCGGGGGTGCTGGATTAGGAGCAGGATTGGATGTTATTCGAAGTGGCGTTCATGGTATCCTCGATAAAGTACACGAAGGCCTCGGCAATATCGGCGCTGGTGCAGGTGGAGCCGGCGGTTTTGGAGGAAGTTTTGGAGCTGGTTTAGGAGGAAGTGCTGGAGGTGGTAGTGGCTTAGGAGGAGGAGCCGGCGGGGGCATCGGAGGTGGAAAAGAAAAAGTTGTTTACACCAAGTCTGACGATGGTAAATCCGGTGGATTTGCATTCACTGGAACCACTGGGAACGGTGGATATGGCGGAGGTGGTGGATACAGCAGCGGCGGTGGTGGCAGCGGCTATGGCGGAGGAGCTGGAGGAGGAAGTGGTCATAGCAGCGGACATGGTGGAGGTAGTGCTGGAGGATTCGGAGGTAATGGAGCTTCCGGTAGCGGAGGACTAGGAGGTGGTGCTGGAGGTGGAATTGGAGGAGGTGCTGGGATTGGTAGTGGACATGGAGGAAGTGCCGGAGGTTCTGGAGGTTTTGGAGGTTCTGGCAGCGGAGGATTTGGTACTGGACTGGGAGGTGGCGCTGGTCTAGGAGGTGGGTCTGGAGGTGGACATGGAGGCAGCAGTGGAGGTTCTGGAAGTTATGGAGGTTCTGGTAGCGGAGGACTAGGAGGTGGGTCTGGAGGTGGACATGGAGGCAGCTCTGGAGGTTCTGGAGGTTATGGAGGTTCTAGTAGCGGAGGACTAGGAAGTGGCTCTGGACTAGGAGGTGGCG CTGGACTAGGAGGTGGCGCTGGACTAGGTGGTGGCGCTGGATTAGGAGGTGGTGCTGGAGGTGGACATGGAGGCAGCACTGGAGGTTCTGGAGGTTATGGAGGTTCTGGTAGCGGAGGACTAGGAAGTGGCTCTGGACTAGGAGGTGGCGCTGGACTAGGAG GTGGCGCTGGACTAGGAGGTGGCGCTGGACTAGGTAGTGGCGCTGGATTAGGAGGTGGTGCTGGAGGTGGACATGGAGGCAGCACTGGAGGATCTGGAGGTTCTGGAGGTTATGGAGGTTCTGGTAGCGGAGGACTAGGAA GTGGCGCTGGAATAGGAGGTGGCGCTGGAGGTGGACATGGAGGCAGCAGTGGAGGTTCTGGAGGTTATGGAGGTTCTGGCAGCGGAGGACTAGGAGGTGGCGCTGGACTAGGTGGTGGCGCTGGATTAGGAGGTGGTGCTGGAGGTGGACATGGAGGCAGCAGTGGAGGTTCTGGAGGTTATGGAGGTTCTGGTAGCGGAGGACTAGGAGGTGGCGCTGGACTAGGTGGTGGCGCTGGATTAGGAGGTGGTGCTGGAGGTGGACATAGAGGAAGCATTGGAGGTTCTGGAGGTTATGGAATTTCTGGTAGCGGAGGACTAGGAGGAGGGCTAGGAGGTGGGCTAGGAGGTGGACTTGGTGGTAATGGAGGAATTGGCGGAGGACACGGATTCAGTGCTGGAGGTTTAAGTAGTGGGGGTCTCGGAGGTGGCGCTGGACTAGGTGGCGCACTTGGCGCTGGTATCAGTGGCTTAGGAGGGTTCGGTGGTTTCGGTGGAAGCCATGGAGGTTACGGAGCATCAGGAGGGTCGCATGGTGGTTCAAGTGGATGTGGTTCAGGTTCCTGCGGTGGCTGCGGTTCAGGTTCTTGTGGTGGTCATGGTGGGGCATTTGCCAAAGCGAGCGCCTCTGCTTCTGCCTCAGCCTCAGCAGGTAGTTATGGAAAATAA